From the genome of Marasmius oreades isolate 03SP1 chromosome 1, whole genome shotgun sequence:
AGATGACAGCTAAATCATACCCATCTTCTAACAAACGCGCCTCTCAGAAATTAGAATTAGTTCATGCGGATGTACTAGAATTTCCAACCCACTCATATCAACAAAACAAGTATTGCTTAACTATGATCGATGACTTTTCCTCATTAGGATGGATTTTCCCTATCCGAAACAAGTCCGATGTTTTCCAAAAGCTAAAAGAATGGAAGACATTAGTGGAAAACCTATCCAATCTAAAAGTCAAGAAGCTACGCTTCGATCGAGGGGGAGAATTCTTCTCTAGGAACTCAGATGAATTCTTCAAACAACATGGAATTTCTATCCAGTCATCTGCACCGCACATACATGAACAAAATGGACGAGCAGAACGTTTCAATCGAACGCTACGAGACAAATCTGAGGCACTTCGGCAGCAAGCCTGTGCACCAGAAAGCTGGTGGCAATTTGCCATTGAAACGGCTCTTCATGTATACAACagaactccaattcattccagagaatggaaaacaccTGTAGAAATTTATAGCAACAAACAACCTGATGTTTCATACTTCAGAACGTTTGGTTGTGGGGCTTATGTTCATAATCACAAAGAGGTACGCAAAAACAAACTAGCACCACGCTCAGAAGCAATGATCTTCATTGGCTACAAGCCAGGATCAAAAGCTTATCGTTTTATGCGCATTACTAGCAACTCTATCGTTGTTAGCCCCAATGCTACTTTTGATGAATCATGGTTTCCTAAATGCAAACAAGAAGCACCTGGATCTATCGAGATAGACAAATCTTCCAAACCAATCCACTCTACGTCTTTTTCCCAATATCCTTATGACGGGCATGATCACAATGATCATcttccaaattccaatcaAAAGGACGCTTTTGACGAATTTTGGAACCTTCCTAATGATAGCTCTGATGATGAGGCTCCCATACCGGATCCTGAGTGTAATATTCTTAAGGATGaacaacctcaggaaaaacctcatgaacagaattatcctccacaacctcctccaTGAACTCATAAAAGATCTCAAAAAGTGAGAGATCCTTTGCCACCTAGAGAAGTCGAACCTAGAATTCGCATACCTAggatacaagaaggaaacgtCTATACAGGCAATCCTCTTGAAAACCAACAACAAGGCATGCGAAGTTGGCAGAAGACAGTTAATCCACTAGGAATACCTGAAAAAATACCAGTGAAACCGAAAGAAACTGTCATTCCTGAACAAGGAAACTCCGAGAAAGAGCTTCTGACTAGACTTATTCAGGAAGGGGGAGAACAATTCATTAAAACATTTCTTTCATCCGCTATCAAACCAGATTTTGACACAGTCAAAGACTGGTCTTATTCTGAAATCCTCAACCTTCGCCCAAAAGAGGAACAGATAGAATGGCTGAAAGCTTGTGGAGAAGAACTGAAATCACTAAATGAAAGACAAGTGTTTTCAGTAGTTAACCGTCCTACACACAAAAAACCAATCAAATGTAGATGGGTATTCAACAAAAAGTCGGATGGACGCTACAAAGCGCGATTAGTAGCAAAAGGATTTTCACAAATCCAAGGCATAGATTACGACGAACTATTTTCACCAGTTGTACGCTTTGAAACCGTACGACTACTTCTGGCATTAGCAGCACTAGAAGACTGGGAAATCTCAGCGCTCGATGTTAAAACCGCCTTTCTATATGGCGAGttaaaggaagaaatcttTATGGAACAACCAGAAGGATTCGTCAAGGATAAAGACAAGGTTTGGAAGTTACGCAAAGCATTATACGGCCTGAAGCAAGCCAGTCGAACTTGGTGGCATACGTGTACACaatcaatgatgaaaatgggCTACACACGATGCACTTCAGATGCTGGCGTATACATCTTCCAAGAAAACGGCAAAACAGTCATTGCCATCATTTATGTCGATGATGCCCTATTCATGGGATCCGAcaaggaccttctcaataggaagaagaaggaatttaTGAAAGTCTGGGAATGCAGAGATTTAGGAGAACTGaaggaatttcttcgaatGAAAATCAGGAGAGATCGCAAAAATCGAAAGATCTATCTTGATCAATGCGACTACCTTGAAAAAGTAATCCgaagatttgatatgacaAATGCAAAATCAGCAAACACACCATTACCTGGTGGATACACACCGGTCACCAACACAAATACTCCAGATCCAAAACTTCGATCACAGTTCCAATCAGTAATAGGATCACTACTTTACCTCATGCTTGGAACACATCCTGACATTGCACATGCTGTTATCAAACTATCACAGCATGGTGCAAATCCATCCCgagatcatcttgatcgaTCAAAGTATATCCTCAAATATCTTAGAGGAACTTCCAAATATACACTCACATATGATGGAAAGTCAAACATGGGATTCATGGCCTATTCTGACTCAGATTGGGCAACAGATCCCAGTAATCGAAAATCACACACTGGATATTTAATCAAGTTTGCCAACGCACCAGTTTGTTGGGTCTCACACCAACAAAAAACCATTGCATTATCATCTACAGAAGCCGAGTACATGGCACTATCCGACTGTGCTAGACAAATTAGGTGGATTGAAAACCTCTTTGGAGAAATAGGATTCCCATTACAGTCAATCCCACTAATCGGCGACAATCAAGGATCACTATTTCTAAGCAGTAACGAAGTACAAGAAAAGCGAACCAAACACATGGACATCCGCTTTCATCACATTCGCGAATGCATCACCGAAAAAGAAGATTACACTCTTCTATTCTCCTACAACCGAAAATcctgcagatcttcttacAAAGAACCTAGACAGAATCAAGTTCGAAAAATGCcgtaaagaacttggattaaCCTTTCACTAATTCTGTATCATAATTCTATACCACATGAATTCagtgagggggagtgttgaacttatcgtttaacatgtgaccgtgtcagtcacaagacttagacacaagactccatagacattagtagttactcatgtacatacgtctgtcactaaatttacactatcattcacatggatagtttccttatctaccaatagcttatagacctcacagtagatgactgagcattctctcacatctacttatatctaccaatagctatatgacctctagagataacaagaaccttgttactcagacacattcattagatactatctttagttctaactctcacagacgtgcttagcacgacatacctattattatacctacaaagtagtataaaagctaggtagtaaCGACCTGTAAAgacaggctgttctatacgaatatcctaccTCTTAACTTTAGCAAGTTATTATCTCAAGTCCCAcacaaagtaagtcatccactgtgcATTAAGGCTAacagccttgcaccctgCTATTTCAATAGTGTTGAAACCTGATTAGCGAATTTTTGAAGGGAGAGAAGGGAAGGCAAATCTCACCAATATACTGGAATCCACCACCCACAATCCCCTGACCCCTTTCACTTTCAGATCTGGATCCAACACACCCCAGCTTGCACCTCTCGCGGACATCACAACGCTTCCCGCCGGATGGAAAAGTCCGGCAGCTTTCTCGGAAATATACTGGTCTAATTCTTCGTCTGTTGTCGCGTTGGTCAGTGAAGCAATGATAAATCTGTCCCAAGCTGGGGCGGAGAAGAGTCTTTTAATGCTCCTGATAGCTTCTCGCATTATGAACCTGTATAACTCCAACTGGAGGAGGTGGAAATCAATGACCGGATTATCTAACGGATTTGACGAGTTGAGTGTTACGGCTCCATCTGCATTGGAAGAGTAAGGTTGAAATGGATGATTTTTCTAGATAACGCAGGACCTTACGCGAGACGGGAGATACAGTAGCAACGCCAACGGCCATGAAGTTGCCTGTGGGTGGGACGGTTCCAATAAAGCCGTTCTAGGTTACACCTTAGTACAAGATAGTCCTGCCAAAAGAGTTCAAGACACACGATGAAAAAAAGCTCAAAATGCGCAGTGCTGTTTCCAGCAGCAGGGTCACCAAAACGATCGAAAATTTCTGCGCTTTCATTGACCCGAAGCCAGCCCATCATTACCAGAGGCGAATCAACCAGCGGCCCTGTTTTGTTCAACGTCCATTCATTTAGTTGCTCCGCAGCCAACACCAGATCTCGATTAGCCTCGTCGAAAGTCTCATTGGAGTTTATCTGATAGCCGTCCCAGAGGAAAGGGTGCTCTGTTAAGTTTTTTCCAACCGAGGGAAGATGATGAACTACGTCGATGCCGACTGCAGCCAATTCATCAGAATCACCGATGCCAGAGTGGAGAAGAACATGGGGTGACATGATGCTGCCCGCCGAAAGAATAATCTCCTTGCTCGCCATTACTGTCTGGAAGGTACCTGAACAAATTGTTTGATCATTGAAATCACTGAGAGAACGGGAGAGACGTTAACGTACTACCACCATCCTGAGCGAGTTCGACCTCGCTGAAGGTAAGCGACTGATTAGCTCTTAGTAATCGAGTCGCGCGAGTGTTGACGAGCACATTGAGATTCGATCGATTTATGAACTCAGGCCCTAGGTATGAAGTGGCAGAGCTGCTTCGTACCCCATTTCCAACCGTTGCCTGAACCCATCCTGCAGTATCATACGCATAGATATAGTAAAGGGGAGCCGCTGTGCGTACCGAAACCCAGATGGTTCCCCGAGTTCATGTCGTGGTTAAATGGAAACTCAGAGATTTCTTGCGTGGTCTGGATTAAGCGGTCTTCGATATCACGGCGAGGAGAACCCTCTAAACTGACGGAGTTGACACCGACGAAGCCGTGAACAGAAGGCTCGAACTGAGTAAGGTTACTGTTCGCGGTAATGAACTTTTCGTTCTGTAAAGATGACATGTCAATGTCGTTGTGCTTGAGTTCATATATGATATTCACCTTCCGGATGTAAGGCTGGATATTGTCCCACAACCAGCCCtcgcatcagagaaaacctactttactaattagtactaattagtaataattagtaataatcggtactaatccaaaactaatttccattaattgatactaatcactaattgacactaattgatATTAATTGgtactaattgggcaaaaagttatatgagtttttccataagtaatcaccccaaatggtagagaaaatcatactttatatactagtagtaattagtagtaattagtaataattagtaataattggtactaatccaaaactaatttccattaattgatactaatcactaattgacactaattggcactaattgggcaaaaagttatatgagtttttccataagtaatcacccaaaatggtagagaaaatcatactttatatactaatcactaattggggcaattggggcaaaaggtttgcataggttattacacagaattacaagggtaaattagatttatattagaagacagtgtagtaagtgtttctatcactgaagacctttacaaagaaagcagaacactggtctaaaacagtacttgaagtccattctgatggtactacTAGGCCAAACTTGAGATGAAATTACTTATCCTCAGGTCTGCTCTCTGTAGAGTTGGTCACAGACCACAATATTGTCCAATTGCTTACATATTTTGGGAATCTACTCCCCCTATATATTACTAACTACTGGTATAGTATCATTGGTGTGGAAATAATATCTGTATGCAGTGtattatttttcgcttttttagcattttttgcctaggggggtcagctgtcactttcaaggtccaaaaattggtaggcaggcctttacatatatccagaacattcccccaaacgccctgtgattcaatatttgatttgccttctttattgaatatctattatttccaatatttgggcataaaatattttcatttatattgtcacagggaaacatcctagcatcaatctgattgtgaatttggattctgcacacaaaaacacatactaccacccatctcacccatttctatcatctaccttactcagacagtgctggattggtcagaaattgaatcacaccagggtatcaattctgggaggggtgggagagctcagctaacctcatagtcaaattcagagggtcaggaaaccctagaaaccagcccaggattacacaaaatggatcagttttcattgaaataaatggatattatttccgatattttggaataaattttatttatttatagtgcagtagggagacatcctatcatcaagctgattggaaattcgagttcagcacccaaaaatacatagttctacccacctctaatatttttatcatcaaccatgcTTATACAGTGCTGGAATGGTTAAAATTCTggccaaacaatgatatcaattcagggagtgATGGGAAAAATTAACTAAGGCCAGAATcggattcagagggtcaaagaaccctagaaaacatcccagatgaacctggattgaatcagttctcattaaaatacatgatatacactgtttttcaacacagtacaagcactatctcttcaaggagtgatgggaacaattagataagctcaaaatcgaattcagggggtagaaaaacccccaaaaccaccccagaatcatctaaattgaccaggaactgatgaaatacaagttaccgcttatatggggtacccgccggtgtaacacaatcataactgctagcaccaggttcaattccggtctaaggaaaattataagtataagcaccgttactactataaccttattgtaactctttaatatgttatatatataagtatatctattatatttgtatgcatagtggacttagaaaaattTCAGACTTGAAAAGATTTCGGACAAGTCTAATACTAataaatgtaagtaagtaactaaaattagttaggttctacttcaaaatatcatagtagagtatactatagtatagtaataaaatagtacactatatacaatacaatatggtgaaatgtctttttctatttacctactaatgcctactaattagtactaatagaAGTATGTAAAATACAATATGGTGAAATGTCTTTttttatttacctactaatgcccACTAATttgtactaattagtattaattagtacgaattaatttgataacctagcgaattcatactaattgaattagtgccaattagtatcgattattattaattagtactaattcatactaattcatactaattaataaatctggATTCTCCAGATGCGTCGCCA
Proteins encoded in this window:
- a CDS encoding uncharacterized protein (CAZy:AA3), giving the protein MSSLQNEKFITANSNLTQFEPSVHGFVGVNSVSLEGSPRRDIEDRLIQTTQEISEFPFNHDMNSGNHLGFGWVQATVGNGVRSSSATSYLGPEFINRSNLNVLVNTRATRLLRANQSLTFSEVELAQDGGSTFQTVMASKEIILSAGSIMSPHVLLHSGIGDSDELAAVGIDVVHHLPSVGKNLTEHPFLWDGYQINSNETFDEANRDLVLAAEQLNEWTLNKTGPLVDSPLVMMGWLRVNESAEIFDRFGDPAAGNSTAHFELFFINGFIGTVPPTGNFMAVGVATVSPVSHGAVTLNSSNPLDNPVIDFHLLQLELYRFIMREAIRSIKRLFSAPAWDRFIIASLTNATTDEELDQYISEKAAGLFHPAGSVVMSARGASWGVLDPDLKVKGVRGLWVVDSSILVSTLLK